A section of the Tepidanaerobacter syntrophicus genome encodes:
- the rsmI gene encoding 16S rRNA (cytidine(1402)-2'-O)-methyltransferase: MSDSDKGVLYLCPTPIGNLDDITFRALNVLKEVDLIAAEDTRVTIKLLNHFEIKTPLTSYHEHNKISKGPKLINMLNEGKSIALVTDAGTPALSDPGEDLVQDAIKEKIKVVPLPGAAAAVCALVASGLSTRRFAFEGFLPLKQKEKREFLTKIVEDERTLIFYEAPHRIVKTLKTLFDIFGNRKIVIAREMTKIHEEFIRGTIGEIIERFEASTPKGEMVLVVEGFTPCKSPSESAKADEDELKASLQSIIKEEMSKGFTKNQALKRAAKQVGVSRNEAYEILIEK; the protein is encoded by the coding sequence ATGTCAGATTCAGATAAAGGTGTACTATATCTATGTCCCACTCCAATTGGAAATCTTGATGATATAACGTTTAGAGCCTTAAATGTTCTAAAGGAAGTAGACCTTATAGCCGCCGAAGATACCCGGGTTACAATAAAATTATTAAACCACTTTGAAATTAAAACACCGCTTACAAGTTATCATGAACACAATAAAATTTCAAAGGGTCCAAAACTCATTAATATGTTAAATGAAGGCAAAAGCATTGCCCTTGTGACAGATGCCGGCACCCCGGCTCTTTCAGACCCCGGAGAAGATTTGGTTCAAGATGCCATAAAAGAAAAAATTAAAGTTGTTCCTCTTCCCGGAGCAGCAGCGGCTGTATGCGCTTTAGTCGCATCAGGTCTTTCCACAAGGCGCTTTGCTTTTGAAGGCTTTTTGCCTTTAAAACAAAAAGAAAAAAGGGAGTTCCTTACGAAAATCGTGGAAGATGAAAGAACATTGATATTCTACGAAGCACCCCATCGTATAGTAAAAACCCTTAAAACTTTATTTGACATCTTTGGAAACAGAAAAATTGTTATCGCTCGAGAGATGACTAAAATCCATGAAGAATTTATACGAGGCACCATAGGAGAGATTATAGAAAGATTTGAGGCATCTACTCCTAAAGGCGAAATGGTCTTAGTGGTTGAGGGTTTTACACCTTGCAAAAGCCCATCTGAGAGCGCAAAAGCAGACGAAGATGAGCTAAAAGCTTCCCTTCAATCGATTATTAAAGAAGAAATGTCTAAAGGCTTTACAAAAAACCAAGCCTTAAAAAGAGCGGCAAAACAAGTCGGTGTTTCAAGAAATGAGGCATATGAAATTTTAATAGAAAAATGA
- the proC gene encoding pyrroline-5-carboxylate reductase: MQNHRTIGIFGAGSIAVAMLDGILSQNIINPEDIYVTNKQNDEKLQVLREKYNVHTTRDYKEILSNCRYLIIAVKPIDIDNLLKQLKNDITDNHIIITLAAGVATSYVEDALGKKIQVIRAMPNTACKVRESATAIALGRYAKEEARNFAEEIFSSVGKVSIVEEDMMDAVTGLSGSGPAYVYLLMDALIEAGVKAGIPRPLSEELTVQTVYGAAKMVVETGQSPSKLRSEVTTPGGTTMAGMKVLENADFIGLIVKTVESAAKRSAEMMQERNSKCIVE, translated from the coding sequence GTGCAAAACCATAGAACCATAGGAATATTCGGAGCAGGATCTATAGCAGTTGCGATGCTAGATGGTATTTTAAGCCAGAATATAATAAATCCTGAAGATATATATGTAACAAACAAGCAAAATGATGAAAAACTTCAGGTCCTTAGGGAGAAATATAATGTTCATACAACAAGGGACTATAAGGAAATATTGTCAAATTGCAGATATCTTATAATTGCCGTAAAACCAATAGATATTGATAATCTGCTAAAACAGCTCAAAAATGATATAACTGATAATCACATTATAATTACCCTTGCAGCAGGAGTTGCAACAAGCTATGTAGAAGATGCATTAGGCAAAAAAATACAGGTTATTAGGGCAATGCCCAATACAGCATGCAAAGTAAGAGAATCAGCTACGGCAATAGCTTTAGGGCGATATGCCAAAGAAGAGGCTAGAAATTTTGCAGAGGAAATATTTTCTTCGGTAGGTAAAGTATCTATAGTAGAGGAAGACATGATGGATGCAGTGACAGGGCTTTCAGGAAGCGGTCCTGCCTATGTCTATTTGCTGATGGACGCTTTAATAGAGGCAGGGGTTAAGGCAGGTATCCCTCGTCCGCTTTCTGAAGAGCTTACAGTGCAGACAGTGTATGGAGCGGCAAAAATGGTAGTCGAAACCGGACAGTCCCCTTCTAAACTGCGCAGCGAGGTCACAACGCCTGGTGGCACAACTATGGCAGGGATGAAAGTCTTGGAAAATGCAGACTTTATCGGCCTAATAGTCAAAACAGTTGAAAGCGCTGCCAAAAGATCCGCTGAGATGATGCAAGAACGCAATTCCAAGTGTATAGTCGAGTAA
- a CDS encoding AbrB/MazE/SpoVT family DNA-binding domain-containing protein, whose translation MKSTGIVRKVDNLGRIVIPIELRKTLGISVKDPLEIYVDTDKIILKKYLPACIFCGNAEDLIVFDGKNICKDCAKKIEKALVKRTVEGNPSKRSARLTDDDSEASAEAK comes from the coding sequence ATGAAATCTACAGGAATTGTAAGAAAGGTCGACAATCTGGGGCGTATTGTTATTCCTATAGAGCTGAGAAAGACTCTGGGAATATCCGTCAAGGATCCGCTGGAAATTTATGTGGATACCGACAAAATAATCCTCAAAAAATACCTGCCTGCCTGCATTTTCTGCGGCAATGCCGAGGATTTAATTGTTTTTGACGGAAAAAACATCTGTAAAGATTGCGCAAAAAAGATTGAAAAGGCCTTGGTGAAACGCACTGTAGAAGGTAATCCTTCAAAGCGGAGCGCTCGCCTTACAGATGACGACAGCGAAGCATCTGCCGAGGCGAAGTAA
- a CDS encoding DNA double-strand break repair nuclease NurA gives MLEVNADLKKKFEETASAMRLRLEKRPSPSSLRSIIAEKGLGNFVMCERLGQKELSGITQKGGIVGVDGSTNSAGGPFPYLFTLQQALAKLCISGENDLLVTDAFSPLITEDVANEEEYQEFVKHNLAQLEAKAALLALEKFKPAVILLDGSLVRYKIEAGALWNKLKEEAISQKVLLAGVVEGISTGIISQCLKDALDMDGFPASDWEILFGLLQVGEALEIMPGLFKEGFRTLFMRSSLDPKPIGIDLLEEQQEAIGLVPNLVFTLTPKESRGIPLWLDIIDKSVRISDAVMEGLLHTYLGEDYVEFIKPKREKREM, from the coding sequence ATGCTTGAGGTAAATGCCGATTTGAAGAAAAAATTCGAAGAGACAGCTAGCGCCATGCGATTGCGCTTGGAAAAAAGGCCTTCTCCTTCTTCGCTGCGCTCTATTATAGCAGAAAAGGGCCTGGGAAATTTTGTTATGTGCGAAAGACTTGGGCAAAAAGAGCTTTCGGGCATTACTCAAAAAGGCGGAATTGTAGGGGTGGACGGGTCAACAAACAGTGCGGGAGGACCTTTTCCTTATCTGTTTACCCTCCAACAAGCTCTTGCAAAACTTTGCATCTCCGGAGAAAACGATCTTCTCGTAACCGATGCATTTTCTCCCCTTATAACAGAAGATGTAGCGAACGAAGAAGAATATCAGGAATTTGTAAAGCACAACCTTGCCCAGTTAGAGGCAAAAGCGGCGCTTCTGGCATTAGAAAAATTCAAGCCCGCAGTAATTTTGCTGGACGGCTCTCTAGTCCGTTATAAAATTGAGGCCGGAGCTTTGTGGAATAAATTAAAAGAAGAGGCAATAAGTCAAAAAGTCCTGCTGGCAGGTGTTGTAGAAGGTATATCCACCGGTATAATTAGCCAGTGCTTGAAGGATGCCCTGGACATGGACGGATTTCCCGCATCAGATTGGGAAATTTTATTCGGACTTTTGCAGGTTGGAGAAGCATTGGAAATTATGCCAGGCTTATTTAAAGAAGGGTTTCGGACGCTTTTTATGAGGTCATCTCTTGATCCAAAACCTATAGGAATTGACCTTTTAGAAGAACAGCAGGAAGCAATAGGGCTTGTACCGAATCTTGTATTTACGCTAACCCCGAAAGAAAGCAGGGGGATACCTCTTTGGCTTGATATAATTGATAAAAGCGTAAGAATAAGTGATGCAGTAATGGAAGGGTTGCTGCACACTTACCTCGGAGAAGATTATGTAGAATTTATAAAGCCTAAGCGAGAAAAACGGGAGATGTAG
- a CDS encoding ATP-binding protein, whose amino-acid sequence MQVVGLTTPQEVYVASRDRKFRINELLVIEDPYQGNLIGEVVESNSYNRFIPLSIGNGIHDADVIESLKHLGYSINEDEINIAKVKLISEANFPVVTGCKARLPIFDEVRSHLLKGAREDGLLIGEIKNTEETAETMEEDLRGLCEMFSNGKVYKTRNVPFFLDLRSFQQYPHIGVFGGSGSGKSFGLRVIMEEVMKHRFPALILDPHYEMEFSESQENGLEKRDFKDVFKKFQIGEDIGVEFLNLSRGDLMALLSAVSPLTEAMSSAVQELHLRGDTYLSFSNRLELLGEALEMGRSRIEQALKQDMEPMEQEKYIKMRQLFEKYQNTPLPSVQGIIWRLRRLYSSGLFSHDIKPVKETMMQGKLAVIQGPIWLLQVFSTYLLSNIYHQRRDYKDGELKGQPSGEYFPPFIIATDEAHNFAPKGKDTATKGIITEIAQEGRKYGVFLILATQRPTLLDETVTAQLNTKIIFRTVRASDIGTISEETDIKVEEARRLPYLPSGDAFVSSPLFGRTVAIRVRFPHTRSPHTQNPLDEIKFYRETSEDNLFDAIKPHLPIYAANFAKAVEEINAAAGANYEVRTLKAALDELVAKGKLKKQASPLGDIFIEP is encoded by the coding sequence ATGCAGGTAGTTGGGCTTACAACACCGCAAGAGGTGTATGTAGCATCAAGAGACAGAAAGTTTCGGATAAATGAGCTGCTGGTTATAGAGGATCCTTATCAAGGAAACCTTATAGGCGAAGTGGTTGAAAGCAATTCTTACAACAGATTTATTCCCCTTTCCATAGGCAATGGCATTCACGACGCCGATGTTATAGAATCCTTAAAGCATCTAGGGTATTCAATAAACGAAGATGAAATAAATATTGCAAAAGTCAAGCTTATTTCAGAAGCTAATTTTCCGGTAGTAACAGGATGTAAAGCTCGCCTTCCTATATTCGACGAGGTCAGGAGTCATCTTTTAAAAGGCGCGCGAGAAGACGGACTTTTGATAGGTGAAATCAAAAATACCGAAGAAACTGCCGAGACCATGGAGGAAGACCTTCGCGGCCTTTGCGAAATGTTTTCTAATGGCAAGGTTTACAAGACGCGAAACGTGCCGTTTTTCTTGGATCTCAGGTCATTTCAACAGTATCCCCATATCGGAGTTTTCGGCGGGTCGGGTTCCGGCAAATCTTTCGGTCTTAGAGTTATTATGGAAGAAGTAATGAAGCATCGATTTCCGGCCTTAATCTTGGATCCGCATTATGAAATGGAATTTTCGGAAAGCCAAGAAAACGGCTTAGAAAAACGGGATTTTAAAGATGTATTTAAAAAATTTCAGATAGGCGAAGATATCGGCGTAGAATTTTTAAATTTATCAAGAGGAGATTTGATGGCATTGCTTTCAGCCGTATCTCCTTTAACAGAAGCCATGTCAAGCGCTGTGCAAGAGCTTCATTTAAGAGGCGATACATATTTAAGCTTTTCAAATCGCCTTGAGCTTTTGGGCGAAGCGTTAGAGATGGGGCGATCCCGCATTGAGCAGGCACTAAAACAGGATATGGAACCTATGGAGCAAGAAAAATATATTAAAATGCGCCAGCTCTTTGAAAAGTACCAAAATACCCCTCTGCCTTCTGTGCAGGGTATCATATGGCGGCTGAGACGATTATATAGTTCCGGTCTTTTCAGCCATGATATAAAGCCGGTAAAAGAGACAATGATGCAGGGGAAACTTGCAGTAATTCAGGGACCTATATGGCTTCTGCAGGTATTTTCCACTTACCTGCTTTCTAACATTTACCACCAGCGCAGAGATTATAAGGATGGCGAGCTAAAAGGCCAGCCATCAGGGGAATATTTCCCGCCCTTCATAATCGCAACCGATGAGGCTCATAATTTTGCGCCAAAAGGAAAAGATACTGCCACAAAAGGAATAATTACAGAAATTGCCCAGGAAGGAAGAAAATACGGCGTATTTTTAATACTCGCCACGCAGCGGCCTACGCTTCTTGATGAAACCGTCACAGCGCAGCTTAATACAAAAATCATATTTCGCACTGTGCGTGCCTCTGATATCGGCACTATTTCCGAAGAAACCGATATAAAGGTTGAGGAAGCTAGAAGGCTGCCTTACCTGCCTTCAGGAGATGCTTTTGTTTCATCGCCGCTTTTTGGAAGAACCGTTGCGATACGCGTTCGTTTTCCTCATACTCGAAGCCCCCATACTCAAAATCCACTAGATGAAATAAAGTTTTATCGCGAAACTTCCGAAGATAATCTGTTCGATGCCATAAAACCGCATCTTCCCATATATGCTGCAAATTTTGCCAAAGCTGTAGAAGAAATCAATGCAGCTGCCGGTGCAAACTACGAAGTAAGGACACTAAAAGCAGCGCTGGATGAACTTGTAGCAAAGGGAAAGCTCAAAAAACAAGCAAGCCCTCTGGGAGATATTTTTATCGAGCCCTGA
- a CDS encoding sodium:solute symporter family protein has protein sequence MNLGTILWIATVVLGAFFLWIGFKVRHKASASFADYSIAGGSLPLFLIFFTEFANIMGVGNFVGHAAKGYANGLPWLFFILGEQGSKIIFALVFAGFAGRYTYSTFIEMIDDLIVKDKVTRVIGAILACSIMIAWTGGQAKGFGTIFQVITGANPVPIVFLFTAIYIVYTTLGGYYSLVWMDFVLGLMVIVFGGMFYFEAFKIVNFSFAEIGARLTAMGRPEMWSLSGANYGVALTNFVTGCVGILAAQMYWQSCFAAKDSKTARNGLLASGTIAIIFVMLTAIVGMIIYTVNPNLTGEQPMPWFMMNMVPTIVAVGIFLCIMAAGMSSADSNLNSATVLMTNDIIAVFKPDLTDKEMIFIVRVLTVIVGIIAAVVSIYSPSILDLFSRAYSMAGGGLVPLLVVGLLWKERPEDPFQPGKRNSKVTPWGARVGMITGAVLSQINSLGTYKILIALAVSAILIIVVSMMTRNSDSALHLQQPKSGI, from the coding sequence ATGAATCTTGGCACAATACTCTGGATTGCAACAGTAGTCCTGGGAGCCTTTTTCCTGTGGATCGGATTTAAAGTCAGACATAAAGCCAGCGCCAGTTTTGCCGACTATTCGATTGCAGGCGGCAGTTTGCCCCTATTCCTCATATTCTTTACTGAATTTGCAAATATTATGGGTGTAGGCAACTTTGTGGGTCATGCAGCAAAAGGTTACGCAAACGGCTTGCCATGGTTGTTTTTCATACTTGGCGAGCAGGGTTCCAAGATAATCTTTGCTCTGGTGTTTGCAGGTTTTGCTGGAAGATACACTTACAGTACATTTATTGAAATGATTGATGATCTAATCGTAAAAGATAAGGTAACGCGTGTTATTGGTGCAATACTTGCCTGCAGTATAATGATAGCTTGGACAGGTGGGCAAGCTAAGGGATTTGGAACGATATTCCAAGTTATAACAGGAGCCAATCCCGTACCAATAGTATTCTTATTTACTGCCATCTATATCGTATACACAACGCTAGGCGGCTACTATTCCCTTGTTTGGATGGATTTTGTGCTTGGACTGATGGTTATCGTATTTGGCGGAATGTTCTATTTTGAGGCATTCAAGATTGTAAATTTCAGTTTTGCTGAAATTGGGGCGCGTCTTACTGCAATGGGAAGACCTGAGATGTGGAGCCTAAGCGGTGCAAATTATGGTGTGGCCTTGACTAATTTCGTAACAGGCTGTGTCGGCATCTTAGCAGCTCAGATGTATTGGCAAAGCTGCTTTGCTGCAAAGGATTCAAAGACTGCCCGCAATGGCCTGCTTGCCAGCGGAACAATTGCAATTATATTCGTTATGCTTACTGCTATAGTCGGTATGATAATCTATACCGTAAATCCTAATCTTACCGGAGAACAGCCAATGCCCTGGTTTATGATGAACATGGTGCCTACTATTGTGGCTGTGGGCATATTCTTGTGCATAATGGCGGCAGGCATGTCCTCGGCAGACTCCAACCTGAACTCTGCTACGGTTTTAATGACTAATGATATTATAGCAGTATTTAAACCTGATCTTACAGATAAGGAAATGATTTTTATTGTCAGAGTCTTGACGGTTATAGTAGGTATAATAGCAGCTGTTGTATCTATTTATTCCCCCTCAATTTTGGATCTGTTTTCAAGGGCTTATTCCATGGCTGGAGGCGGTTTAGTGCCGCTGCTTGTTGTAGGCCTGCTGTGGAAAGAGCGGCCGGAAGATCCATTCCAGCCCGGAAAGCGAAACAGCAAAGTGACTCCCTGGGGAGCAAGAGTAGGCATGATTACAGGCGCTGTTTTGTCACAAATCAACTCTCTTGGCACATATAAGATACTTATTGCTCTTGCTGTTTCAGCCATTCTTATTATAGTTGTTTCTATGATGACAAGAAACAGTGATTCTGCATTGCATCTACAGCAGCCTAAATCCGGTATTTGA
- the dapA gene encoding 4-hydroxy-tetrahydrodipicolinate synthase yields MIFGQVITAMVTPFDKDLSIDYNALEKLIEHLIATGSDTLLVAGTTGESPTLSDAEKLDLFRACKEIAGKRAKIMAGTGSNSTIHSVEFSQEAEKVGVDCLLVVSPYYNKPTQEGLYRHFKAIADAVDIPVVPYNIPGRTAVTIEPETLARLAEIKNIVAVKDAVGNLEKTSKTRLLAPNLEIYSGDDSMTLPMLALGGQGVISVASHVVGSEIKQMITSFKEGKTKEAEEIHLKLFDLFKALFVITNPIPVKAALNLIGIPVGGLRLPLCEADEKTVALLKSELKKLGKIE; encoded by the coding sequence ATGATTTTTGGACAAGTCATAACTGCAATGGTCACACCTTTTGATAAGGATTTGAGTATAGATTATAATGCTTTGGAAAAATTAATTGAGCATCTTATTGCAACAGGAAGCGACACCCTTTTGGTGGCAGGAACTACAGGGGAATCACCTACACTTTCGGATGCAGAAAAACTAGATCTTTTTAGAGCATGCAAAGAAATTGCCGGTAAAAGAGCAAAGATTATGGCAGGCACAGGCAGCAATTCTACGATTCATAGCGTGGAGTTTTCGCAAGAAGCCGAGAAGGTGGGAGTAGATTGCCTTTTAGTAGTATCCCCTTATTACAATAAGCCGACACAAGAAGGCCTTTACAGACATTTTAAAGCTATTGCCGATGCAGTGGATATTCCTGTTGTGCCTTACAACATACCGGGCCGAACGGCAGTCACAATAGAGCCTGAAACATTGGCGCGTCTTGCAGAGATTAAAAATATAGTTGCAGTAAAAGATGCAGTAGGTAATCTGGAAAAGACCAGCAAAACCAGGCTGCTCGCACCTAATCTTGAAATTTACAGCGGAGATGACAGCATGACACTGCCTATGCTGGCACTGGGCGGCCAAGGCGTTATAAGCGTAGCATCCCATGTGGTAGGTAGTGAGATAAAGCAGATGATAACAAGCTTTAAGGAAGGAAAGACAAAAGAAGCAGAGGAAATTCATCTAAAGCTGTTTGATTTGTTTAAGGCTCTTTTTGTCATTACAAATCCTATACCGGTAAAAGCTGCACTAAACCTAATCGGCATACCTGTAGGAGGCCTGCGCCTTCCTTTGTGCGAAGCTGACGAAAAGACGGTTGCTCTTTTGAAAAGTGAGCTGAAAAAGCTGGGTAAAATTGAATAA
- a CDS encoding NAD(P)/FAD-dependent oxidoreductase produces the protein MHEADVVVIGGGVIGCSIAYHLAKKGVSVILLEKNDVASGTSGACDKAVLLQSKNPGLHLKMALESVKLFPDLQKDMDIDIEFKNAGGMIVIYTEEQWEIMKEFVERQNSYGLSVSLIGKDEARQRQPAFSKDIIGSTYSAMDCEVNPIYLSLGFFRSAKRYGAKAMLATEVKDIKVKDGRVEGVVTDKGDIATHTVVNACGVYAPFIGNMVGIKVPIVPRRGQIIVSEAVAPLVHGDINCARYITAKFNPELLGQGESARLGIGLSLGQTENGNLLIGGTREFVGYDRRTTHAALREILKHASNLVPALKDVSIIHSFSGLRPYTPDGLPILGPVPNLKGFYMAAGHEGDGIALSAITGRLMCDVITEGKTSMDIDMKQLSIERFKEDDVNDFWTSHNCNGHTF, from the coding sequence ATGCACGAGGCAGATGTAGTAGTGATTGGCGGCGGTGTTATTGGATGCTCTATAGCATATCATCTTGCAAAAAAAGGTGTATCTGTCATACTGCTAGAAAAAAATGATGTGGCATCGGGTACATCAGGAGCATGTGACAAGGCAGTGCTTTTACAGTCAAAAAACCCGGGGCTTCATCTTAAGATGGCCCTTGAAAGTGTAAAACTTTTTCCTGATTTGCAAAAAGATATGGATATAGATATAGAGTTTAAAAATGCCGGTGGCATGATTGTAATTTATACCGAAGAGCAATGGGAGATAATGAAAGAATTTGTAGAAAGGCAAAACAGCTATGGCCTTTCAGTAAGTTTAATCGGGAAAGACGAAGCAAGGCAGAGACAACCGGCCTTTTCAAAAGATATAATAGGCTCAACTTACAGCGCGATGGATTGTGAAGTAAACCCTATATACCTTTCACTTGGATTTTTCCGCAGCGCAAAAAGATACGGCGCAAAAGCAATGCTTGCAACCGAGGTAAAAGACATAAAGGTTAAAGACGGCAGAGTAGAAGGCGTTGTAACTGATAAAGGCGATATTGCAACGCATACGGTAGTCAATGCTTGCGGAGTGTATGCTCCCTTTATCGGAAACATGGTAGGAATAAAAGTTCCGATAGTGCCCAGACGAGGTCAAATAATAGTAAGTGAGGCTGTAGCACCATTAGTTCACGGTGATATAAACTGTGCAAGATATATTACGGCAAAGTTTAATCCGGAGCTTCTGGGTCAAGGCGAAAGCGCCCGACTTGGTATAGGGCTTTCCTTGGGTCAAACTGAAAATGGCAATCTGCTGATAGGCGGAACAAGAGAATTTGTGGGCTATGATAGAAGAACCACCCATGCTGCTCTCAGGGAGATATTAAAACATGCGTCAAATCTAGTTCCTGCTTTAAAAGACGTCAGCATTATACATAGTTTTTCCGGTCTTAGACCTTATACACCTGACGGCCTTCCTATCCTTGGACCAGTTCCGAATTTGAAAGGGTTTTATATGGCGGCAGGACATGAAGGAGACGGGATAGCACTTTCGGCAATTACCGGAAGGTTGATGTGTGATGTTATCACTGAGGGCAAGACATCTATGGATATAGATATGAAGCAGCTTTCAATAGAAAGATTTAAGGAGGACGATGTAAATGATTTTTGGACAAGTCATAACTGCAATGGTCACACCTTTTGA
- a CDS encoding sigma 54-interacting transcriptional regulator, which yields MLELSVGIVGAGKGGSALIETLSDFDNIKIEGIADINHEAPGLKLAIKKGIECFESAESMLRSKTFDVIFEVTGDKDAAINIRRLIPDSTALVDGRTANIMLTLIKDREELLKIKETKEQLAIILNSAQEGIQLVDKNGIIQYVNEGYTRITGIPANERIGCNVFDVSQDGALVEVLRTGKPCMGKPNRAVGSNAQVISNAAPVIVNGEMTGAVVVFQDISEVIRLTKELKKSSSMIDGLKDEIKKMNEVKGTFDDIVARSSVMQDVINMAKKAAKEDSTVLITGESGTGKELFANALHSGSTRSLKPMIKINCAAIPAELLESELFGHEAGAFTGAAKLKLGKFELANGGTIFLDEIGDMSPLLQAKLLRVIQEQEIERVGGTKPIKIDVRIIAATNQNLLELIRVGRFREDLYFRLNVININIPPLRERKEDIIALAETYIKEFNRKFYKNVKGLTNKAQDLLLSYQWPGNVRELRNIFERTILMVEGEWITEDLLFPYFNQIKRKDPEKNGLMPIEEMECRMIKKALEEYGSSVKGKQKAAKALKISLATLYNKIKKYNIEA from the coding sequence ATGCTGGAATTGTCAGTGGGAATAGTGGGGGCAGGAAAAGGGGGTTCTGCCCTTATAGAGACACTATCAGATTTTGACAACATAAAAATCGAGGGGATTGCTGATATAAACCATGAGGCCCCTGGCTTGAAGCTTGCAATAAAAAAGGGCATCGAATGTTTTGAAAGTGCTGAGAGCATGCTGAGAAGCAAAACCTTTGATGTGATATTTGAAGTAACCGGAGACAAGGATGCAGCTATTAATATCCGCCGGCTTATTCCTGATTCTACCGCTTTAGTAGATGGCAGGACTGCCAATATTATGCTTACATTAATAAAAGATAGGGAAGAACTTTTAAAAATAAAGGAGACAAAGGAACAGCTTGCCATAATACTAAACTCAGCTCAAGAGGGTATTCAACTTGTAGACAAAAACGGCATAATTCAATATGTAAATGAGGGTTACACCCGCATAACCGGAATTCCGGCAAATGAGCGTATAGGCTGCAATGTATTTGATGTTTCCCAGGACGGGGCACTGGTAGAAGTGCTCAGGACGGGAAAGCCTTGTATGGGTAAGCCTAATAGGGCAGTAGGATCTAATGCTCAGGTAATCTCAAATGCGGCTCCTGTGATAGTAAACGGTGAGATGACCGGGGCAGTAGTTGTGTTTCAAGATATAAGTGAAGTTATTCGGCTTACAAAAGAACTTAAAAAGTCCTCTAGCATGATTGATGGTCTTAAAGACGAAATAAAGAAAATGAATGAAGTGAAAGGCACCTTTGATGATATTGTCGCAAGAAGCTCCGTGATGCAGGATGTGATAAACATGGCAAAAAAAGCTGCAAAAGAGGATTCTACAGTATTGATAACAGGGGAAAGCGGCACAGGAAAAGAACTTTTTGCAAATGCCCTTCACAGCGGAAGTACCCGGAGCCTAAAGCCGATGATAAAGATAAACTGTGCTGCAATTCCGGCAGAACTTTTGGAGAGCGAACTTTTCGGACACGAAGCCGGAGCCTTTACCGGTGCGGCCAAGCTTAAGCTTGGAAAATTTGAACTTGCAAACGGTGGCACCATTTTCCTCGACGAGATAGGAGATATGAGCCCACTGCTTCAGGCAAAACTTTTACGCGTGATTCAAGAACAGGAAATAGAGAGGGTCGGCGGCACAAAACCCATAAAAATTGATGTGCGCATTATAGCTGCCACCAATCAGAATCTATTAGAACTTATCCGTGTTGGAAGATTCCGAGAGGACCTTTATTTTAGATTGAATGTAATCAACATAAATATACCGCCTCTGCGGGAGAGAAAAGAAGATATTATAGCCCTTGCGGAAACATATATAAAGGAATTTAACCGCAAGTTTTATAAAAATGTCAAAGGCTTGACAAATAAAGCCCAGGATCTACTGCTTTCATACCAGTGGCCCGGTAATGTAAGAGAGCTTAGAAATATTTTTGAAAGGACAATTTTAATGGTGGAAGGAGAGTGGATAACTGAAGATTTACTATTTCCGTATTTTAATCAAATCAAGAGAAAGGACCCCGAAAAAAATGGCCTAATGCCTATAGAAGAAATGGAGTGCAGGATGATAAAAAAGGCTCTTGAAGAATACGGCTCAAGCGTAAAAGGCAAACAAAAGGCCGCCAAAGCCTTAAAGATTTCCCTTGCCACACTTTATAACAAAATAAAAAAATATAATATTGAGGCTTAA